The following nucleotide sequence is from Nanoarchaeota archaeon.
AACGTTCCTTGCGGGTCCGTAGCTCAGTTTGGATAGAGCAGGGGCGTCCTAAGCCCAAGGTCGTGGGTTCAAAATTGTTCTTTTCCGAAAGAACAATGAATATCTCACCGGGCTCGCCATTCTTTTATTTGGCGTGCGTTCCATATTTTGTCGCAGATATCAGGCTGTCAAGAAGATTCCTTATTTTATCTATTCCGCCGACGCATTTCATTACGATTTCCGGCTCATCGTCGCCGTCAACGCTTTCTATTTCTATTGTTCCGATATCAAGAAGCCGCTCGATGAAGTTCTGCTTTATTGTGTAGTTTGCCACACGGTCTGTCTGAAGATACGTTTCTTCTATTGAAAGAATTCCTTTTTTCTCGGCAATTCTTTGGTCGGATATATAGAACCGGTTTACACGTATGCTGATTTCAGCCCACAAAATATGCAAAAGCCCGATAATTGGCAGAATAAATAAATATGGCGTTAATGTTGCGGGAATAGATATGCCTGCAATGCCGAAGTATACGACAATCCATGCCATTATCCAAACGAAGCCGGCAAGATACAATTTTAAAAATGCGATGCGCGTGGAATTGAACTTAAGGAGCATCTTTTCGTTCATGAGAGATTATTTGCGCGCGGGAATATTTATATTGATTAAACGATTCATCTGCCCTAAAATGAGCTTTTTATACTTTGCATGCGAAGATGAATTATGCTTGAAAAACTGCGCGACGCGCTCTCAAAGTTTGCGCGAATCGGAGTTGCTGATAAAAATGCAGTGGACGCGCTGATAAAAGAGATTCAGCGCACGCTGATTCAGTCAGACGTTGATGTTAAGTTGGTTTTTGACCTGTCAAAGCGCATAAAAGACGAAGCACTTGACGAAAAGATTCCAAAGGGACTTACGCGCAGGGAGCATATTATTAATATTGTACATAGTGAACTGACGCGGTTTTTGGGCGAAAAAGCTCCGGTAATAGAGCTTAAGGCGCAAAAAATTCTTCTTGTCGGGCTTTTCGGCTCCGGAAAGACTACGTCTTCCGCAAAAATTGCGAAATTCTACATGAAAAAAGGTCTAACAGTCGGGCTTATTTCCTGCGACACCTGGAGGCCAGCGGCGTATGAGCAATTAAAGCAGCTTGGTGAGAAAAT
It contains:
- a CDS encoding PH domain-containing protein yields the protein MNEKMLLKFNSTRIAFLKLYLAGFVWIMAWIVVYFGIAGISIPATLTPYLFILPIIGLLHILWAEISIRVNRFYISDQRIAEKKGILSIEETYLQTDRVANYTIKQNFIERLLDIGTIEIESVDGDDEPEIVMKCVGGIDKIRNLLDSLISATKYGTHAK